One genomic window of Halolamina sediminis includes the following:
- a CDS encoding SLC13 family permease — translation MAAITPGVVVVTLIVLAALVLFATEPVPVDITALGIMVTLMLVEPVSGVLADAGVLAGQVTMITPEQGLSGFASPATITVLAMFILSEGVRRTGIVQTLGEYIGRITGDSETKQLGAIVGIVSPVSGFINNTAAVAILLPMVTDVANRGNTSPSKLLLPLSYASMFGGTLTLIGTSTNVLASDVAARLAAAPEYANTDLHELGMFEFTGLGVVVMLVGIAYLLTVGRWLTPARIEPTDDLTEEFGVGDYLTEVTVREDSPLVGRKVRNALAEGDLDVDLLQLIRGEEVFLEPLGPKQIRAGDTFTLRTDRDTLLSLLDLEGLDLVDVPVDEAELEQAEAGQNLVEVVVAPGSPLVGESLTSIGFRQRYNATVLALRRGREVVRRRMDEVPLKVGDTLLVQAPTETIERIDGGREFILIGEVEQHDYRQEKTGLAIGIVAGVVALAGLGVLPIVVAALAGSLAMVVTRCLDPGEIYEAVQWDVILLLAGVIPLGIALERTGAASLLAEGVVASSAMLPVIGVLAVFYLLTALLTNVISNNASVVLMIPVAVETAQAVDASATAFLFAVMFAASTAFMTPVGYQTNLFVYGPGGYRFTDYVRVGGPLQLLLMGVTTLGIATMFGIPIAV, via the coding sequence GTGGCAGCGATCACGCCCGGAGTCGTCGTCGTCACCCTGATCGTGCTGGCGGCGCTGGTGCTGTTCGCGACGGAGCCGGTCCCCGTCGACATCACCGCGCTGGGGATCATGGTGACGCTGATGCTCGTCGAGCCCGTCAGCGGGGTACTCGCCGATGCCGGCGTCCTCGCGGGGCAGGTGACGATGATCACGCCCGAGCAGGGGCTCTCCGGCTTCGCCAGCCCCGCGACGATCACCGTGCTCGCGATGTTCATCCTCAGCGAGGGCGTCCGCCGGACCGGGATCGTCCAGACGCTCGGCGAGTACATCGGCCGGATTACCGGCGACAGCGAGACGAAACAGCTCGGCGCGATCGTCGGCATCGTCTCACCGGTCTCGGGGTTCATCAACAACACCGCCGCGGTCGCGATCCTGCTCCCAATGGTGACCGACGTGGCCAACCGCGGCAACACCTCCCCCTCGAAGCTCCTGCTCCCGCTGTCGTACGCCTCGATGTTCGGCGGGACGCTCACGCTGATCGGCACCTCGACCAACGTGCTCGCGAGCGACGTGGCCGCGCGGCTGGCCGCGGCGCCGGAGTACGCCAACACCGACCTCCACGAACTCGGGATGTTCGAGTTCACGGGGCTGGGGGTCGTGGTGATGCTGGTCGGGATCGCCTACCTGCTGACCGTCGGCCGCTGGCTCACGCCCGCCCGGATCGAGCCCACCGACGACCTGACCGAGGAGTTCGGCGTCGGCGACTACCTCACGGAGGTGACCGTCCGGGAGGACTCGCCGCTCGTCGGCCGGAAAGTCCGGAACGCGCTGGCGGAGGGCGATCTCGATGTGGACCTGCTCCAGCTCATCCGCGGCGAGGAGGTGTTCCTCGAACCACTCGGCCCCAAACAGATCCGGGCCGGCGACACGTTCACGCTCCGGACCGACCGCGACACGCTGCTCTCCCTGCTCGATCTCGAGGGGCTGGATCTCGTGGACGTGCCCGTCGACGAGGCCGAACTCGAACAGGCCGAGGCGGGCCAGAACCTCGTCGAGGTCGTCGTCGCCCCGGGCTCGCCGCTGGTGGGCGAGTCGCTGACCTCGATCGGGTTCCGGCAGCGCTACAACGCGACCGTGCTCGCGCTCCGGCGGGGGCGCGAGGTCGTTCGCCGACGGATGGACGAGGTGCCGCTGAAGGTCGGGGACACGCTGCTGGTGCAGGCGCCGACGGAGACGATCGAACGGATTGACGGCGGCCGGGAGTTCATCCTGATCGGCGAGGTCGAACAGCACGACTATCGCCAGGAGAAGACCGGGCTCGCGATCGGCATCGTCGCCGGCGTCGTCGCGCTCGCGGGGCTGGGGGTCCTCCCGATCGTCGTCGCGGCGCTGGCGGGCTCGCTCGCGATGGTCGTCACGCGCTGTCTCGACCCCGGGGAGATCTACGAGGCGGTGCAGTGGGACGTGATCCTCCTGCTCGCCGGCGTGATCCCGCTGGGGATCGCGCTCGAACGCACCGGCGCTGCCTCGCTGCTCGCGGAAGGGGTCGTCGCTTCCTCGGCCATGCTCCCCGTGATCGGCGTGCTCGCGGTGTTCTATCTGCTCACCGCGCTGCTGACCAACGTGATCAGCAACAACGCTAGCGTCGTGCTGATGATCCCGGTCGCTGTCGAGACCGCACAGGCCGTCGACGCCAGCGCGACTGCGTTCCTGTTCGCGGTGATGTTCGCGGCGAGTACGGCGTTCATGACGCCGGTGGGCTACCAGACGAACCTGTTCGTCTACGGCCCCGGCGGCTACCGCTTCACGGACTACGTCCGGGTCGGTGGGCCGCTCCAACTGCTGCTGATGGGCGTGACGACGCTCGGGATCGCGACGATGTTCGGTATCCCGATCGCGGTCTGA
- a CDS encoding cold-shock protein encodes MANGSVDFFNDTGGYGFISTEDADDDVFFHMEDIGGADLEEGQDVEFDIEQADKGPRATNLVRN; translated from the coding sequence ATGGCAAACGGTTCAGTTGATTTCTTCAACGACACGGGCGGCTACGGTTTCATTTCCACTGAGGACGCGGACGACGACGTTTTCTTCCACATGGAAGACATCGGCGGCGCCGACCTCGAAGAAGGGCAGGACGTGGAGTTCGACATCGAGCAGGCCGACAAGGGCCCGCGCGCGACGAACCTCGTCCGCAACTAA
- a CDS encoding single-stranded DNA binding protein gives MSAIDDVHEELDADVSVEEFEEMVAEKVEEMGGLADDETAAMLVAHELEDEGGEVESVADIEPGMDDVKFVAKLVSIGEKRTFERDGDQPDGQVVNTEVADESGRIRLSLWDEMAESALEELEEGDVLRIAGRPKEGYNGVEVSADKAEIDPDVEIDVSLTDSYTVEELSMGLSDVTLVGKLLDVDDQYRTFDRDDGTEGRVGNVAIGDETGRIRVTLWDEATDLLEELDADEVVEVVDGYVRERDGDLELHVGSRGTIEAVDEDVEYVPETTDIADVEMDDTVDIAGAVIETDDKRTFDRDDGSEGQVRNVRVRDDSGDIRVALWGEKADRDITLADRVAFTDVEIQDGWQDELEASAGWQSTVSILDGEADVAGADAGSDEKTPPSADQGGLSAFGEDGDGADGLRDEESGSGDGEAVEFTGTVVQSGSPVVVDNGEETRSVETSESVQLGEEVTVRGVEQDGRIDADELL, from the coding sequence ATGAGTGCCATCGACGACGTCCACGAGGAACTCGACGCGGACGTCTCCGTCGAGGAGTTCGAGGAGATGGTGGCGGAGAAAGTCGAGGAGATGGGTGGCCTCGCGGACGACGAGACGGCGGCGATGCTGGTCGCCCACGAACTCGAGGACGAGGGCGGCGAGGTCGAGAGCGTCGCGGACATCGAACCCGGCATGGACGACGTGAAGTTCGTCGCCAAGCTGGTCTCGATCGGCGAAAAGCGGACGTTCGAGCGCGACGGCGACCAGCCCGACGGGCAGGTCGTCAACACCGAGGTCGCCGACGAGTCCGGCCGGATCCGGCTCTCGCTGTGGGACGAGATGGCCGAGTCCGCGCTCGAGGAGTTGGAGGAGGGCGACGTGCTCCGGATCGCTGGCCGCCCCAAGGAGGGGTACAACGGCGTCGAAGTCTCGGCGGACAAAGCCGAGATCGACCCCGACGTGGAGATCGACGTGTCGCTGACCGACAGCTACACCGTCGAGGAGCTCTCGATGGGGCTCTCGGACGTGACCCTCGTCGGGAAACTGCTCGACGTGGACGACCAGTACCGGACGTTCGACCGCGACGACGGCACCGAGGGCCGGGTCGGAAACGTCGCGATCGGCGACGAGACGGGCCGTATCCGGGTGACACTCTGGGACGAGGCCACCGACCTCCTCGAGGAACTCGACGCCGACGAGGTCGTCGAGGTCGTCGACGGCTACGTCCGCGAGCGCGACGGCGACCTCGAACTGCACGTCGGCTCGCGGGGCACCATCGAGGCGGTCGACGAGGACGTCGAGTACGTTCCCGAGACGACGGACATCGCCGACGTGGAGATGGACGACACCGTCGACATCGCGGGCGCGGTGATCGAGACCGACGACAAGCGCACGTTCGACCGCGACGACGGCTCCGAGGGGCAGGTCCGGAACGTCCGCGTCCGTGACGACAGCGGCGACATCCGGGTCGCGCTCTGGGGTGAGAAAGCGGATCGTGACATCACGCTCGCAGACCGGGTCGCGTTCACCGACGTGGAGATCCAAGACGGCTGGCAGGACGAACTCGAGGCCTCCGCCGGCTGGCAGTCCACCGTCTCGATCCTCGACGGCGAGGCCGACGTGGCGGGGGCCGACGCGGGTAGTGACGAGAAGACCCCGCCGTCGGCCGATCAGGGTGGTCTCTCCGCGTTCGGCGAGGACGGCGACGGCGCCGACGGGCTCCGCGACGAGGAGAGCGGAAGCGGTGACGGCGAGGCGGTCGAGTTCACCGGCACCGTCGTCCAGTCCGGTAGCCCAGTCGTCGTCGACAACGGCGAGGAGACACGCAGCGTCGAGACGAGCGAGAGCGTCCAACTCGGCGAGGAGGTCACCGTTCGCGGGGTCGAGCAGGACGGCCGCATCGACGCCGACGAGTTGCTCTGA
- a CDS encoding flippase activity-associated protein Agl23 gives MDRSSLPDALRRTDDTVRAVLVVVAAGLVARLLFLGQRVAHFDEGRVAYWALHYLETGEISYRYIVHGPLAQYADARVFAVLGPTDFSMRLFVAVVGALLPLSALLFRQRLRDTETVIVAVLLAFNPIVLYYSRFYRSSLLVAAFMFVAFGFGLRAVDDARPRLLYPAFAFGALGFAAKENALVYLMCWVGAGALLLDFSLMHPRHYDSGIEAVAARVAPYADALRDPERSTDAAVWTVLTALTLLVMGYAALSGWPATAVVAALVLLVSLTMLVDVVRPDGHAIRWGGALLGSLGLFFLVSLFFYAPRTVGSGVGLWDAVFNPLRFPALLDATWGDIRPGLEYWFGGSVEPKCGEETIIGGYVCFLEHTASVLANYALVVVPFAALGFVVARYAGDRPRSLVMFAGYWGFVSILGYPLATDIRAGWIMVNAIVPLVIPAAVALGLVVRWGWQSLAAEDRVGTVLTVALLLLVTGAMLVPAASASYVNPTADDNELVQYAQPQQEFRETFDDIGAIAPTHDGTDLLVYGEELVVEPGTGGGMAPECLNLGHALPLHWYIAADDVTQQCAYNETELESQIEASQPAVVIAHVDHDDTVDAALGDGYERRQHHLRTMGREVVVYIDDEALAEAEQ, from the coding sequence ATGGATCGTTCCTCGCTCCCCGACGCCCTCCGCCGGACCGACGATACGGTCCGTGCCGTGCTCGTCGTGGTCGCCGCCGGGCTGGTCGCCCGTCTCCTCTTCCTCGGCCAGCGCGTCGCCCACTTCGACGAGGGACGCGTGGCGTACTGGGCCCTGCACTACCTCGAGACGGGCGAGATCAGCTACCGGTACATCGTCCACGGCCCGCTCGCACAGTATGCCGACGCGCGGGTGTTCGCCGTCCTCGGTCCCACCGACTTCTCGATGCGGCTGTTCGTCGCCGTCGTCGGTGCGCTGCTCCCGCTCTCTGCCCTGCTGTTCCGCCAGCGCCTGCGCGACACGGAGACGGTGATCGTCGCCGTCCTGCTCGCGTTCAACCCGATCGTGCTCTACTACTCACGGTTCTACCGCAGTTCGCTGCTGGTCGCGGCGTTCATGTTCGTCGCGTTCGGCTTCGGCCTCCGCGCGGTGGACGACGCCCGGCCGCGGCTGCTCTACCCCGCCTTCGCGTTCGGCGCGCTCGGCTTCGCGGCCAAGGAGAACGCGCTGGTGTACCTGATGTGCTGGGTCGGCGCGGGCGCGCTCCTGCTCGACTTCTCGCTGATGCACCCCCGGCACTACGACTCGGGGATCGAGGCCGTCGCTGCCCGGGTGGCGCCCTACGCCGACGCGCTGCGTGACCCGGAGCGCTCGACCGATGCCGCCGTCTGGACGGTCCTCACGGCGCTCACGCTGCTCGTGATGGGCTACGCCGCGCTGTCGGGCTGGCCCGCGACCGCCGTCGTGGCGGCGCTGGTGCTGCTGGTCTCGCTGACGATGCTCGTCGACGTCGTCCGTCCGGACGGGCACGCCATCCGGTGGGGCGGCGCGCTGTTGGGGAGTCTCGGGCTGTTCTTCCTCGTCTCGCTGTTCTTCTACGCCCCACGAACCGTCGGCTCGGGCGTCGGCCTCTGGGACGCCGTGTTCAACCCCCTCCGCTTCCCCGCACTCCTCGACGCGACGTGGGGCGATATCCGCCCCGGACTGGAGTACTGGTTCGGCGGGAGCGTCGAACCGAAATGCGGCGAGGAGACGATCATCGGCGGCTACGTCTGCTTCCTCGAACACACGGCCTCGGTGCTCGCGAACTACGCGCTAGTCGTCGTGCCGTTCGCGGCGCTGGGGTTCGTCGTCGCGCGCTACGCCGGCGACCGCCCGCGCTCGCTGGTGATGTTCGCGGGCTACTGGGGGTTCGTCAGCATCCTCGGCTACCCGCTGGCGACGGACATCCGCGCCGGCTGGATCATGGTGAACGCGATCGTCCCGCTGGTGATCCCGGCCGCCGTCGCGCTGGGGCTGGTGGTCCGCTGGGGCTGGCAGTCACTCGCCGCGGAGGACCGCGTCGGCACCGTGCTGACCGTGGCGCTGCTGCTGCTCGTCACCGGGGCGATGCTCGTCCCGGCCGCCTCGGCGTCGTACGTCAACCCCACCGCCGACGACAACGAGCTCGTCCAGTACGCCCAGCCCCAACAGGAGTTCCGAGAGACGTTCGACGACATCGGCGCGATCGCGCCTACACACGATGGGACCGACCTCCTGGTCTACGGCGAGGAGCTGGTCGTCGAACCCGGCACTGGCGGCGGGATGGCCCCGGAGTGTCTCAACCTCGGGCACGCACTCCCGCTCCACTGGTACATCGCCGCCGACGACGTGACCCAGCAGTGTGCGTACAACGAGACCGAACTCGAGTCACAGATCGAGGCGAGCCAGCCCGCGGTCGTGATCGCCCACGTCGACCACGACGACACGGTCGACGCCGCGCTCGGCGACGGGTACGAGCGCCGTCAGCACCACCTCCGGACGATGGGCCGTGAGGTCGTCGTGTACATCGACGACGAGGCGCTGGCGGAGGCAGAACAGTGA
- a CDS encoding MOSC domain-containing protein, protein MSRLERVRIYPVKGLDATELESCEVLDGGTLAGDREFALFDAAVASESDDVDGNPHDNGVFNAKHSDRFHELDTAYDPRTTTLTVETADGERREFDLDDERAAAGAWFSEFFDADLTLRRDASRGFVDRREMGPSVISTATLSAVASWFDDLRVEGARRRLRANLEVSGVPAFWEDRFVGDDAPAFEVGGVRIEGVTPCARCVVPERDPETGEPTPAFRQRFLEKREKTFPEWADEAAFDHFYTLMLIGQVPERDRGATLRVGDAVEVVD, encoded by the coding sequence GTGTCCAGACTCGAACGCGTCCGGATCTACCCCGTGAAGGGGCTCGACGCCACGGAACTCGAATCCTGCGAGGTTCTCGACGGTGGCACGCTCGCGGGCGACCGGGAGTTCGCGCTGTTCGACGCTGCTGTCGCATCCGAGAGCGACGACGTCGACGGCAACCCCCACGACAACGGCGTGTTCAACGCCAAGCACAGCGACCGGTTCCACGAGCTCGACACCGCGTACGACCCCAGAACGACGACGCTGACCGTCGAGACCGCCGACGGCGAGCGTCGCGAGTTCGACCTCGACGACGAGCGCGCGGCGGCCGGGGCGTGGTTCTCCGAGTTCTTCGACGCCGATCTCACCCTCCGGCGCGACGCGTCGCGGGGGTTCGTCGACCGTCGGGAGATGGGGCCGTCGGTGATCAGCACCGCGACGCTTTCGGCCGTCGCCTCGTGGTTCGACGACCTGCGCGTCGAGGGCGCGCGCCGGCGCCTGCGTGCGAACCTCGAAGTCTCCGGCGTGCCGGCGTTCTGGGAGGACCGCTTCGTCGGCGACGACGCCCCGGCGTTCGAGGTCGGCGGCGTCCGGATCGAGGGGGTGACCCCCTGTGCCCGCTGTGTCGTGCCCGAACGCGACCCCGAGACGGGCGAGCCGACGCCGGCGTTCCGGCAGCGGTTCCTCGAGAAGCGCGAGAAGACGTTCCCGGAGTGGGCCGACGAGGCGGCGTTCGACCACTTCTACACGCTGATGCTGATCGGGCAAGTGCCCGAAAGAGATCGCGGAGCGACGCTCCGCGTCGGCGACGCCGTGGAAGTCGTCGACTAG
- a CDS encoding redoxin domain-containing protein, which translates to MVSPGDSAPVFSATNGTSDHEDFDLDDHLGDGPVVLAFFPGAFTPPCTNEMVALQERLGEFEAAGATVFGVSADSPFSQGAFREEHGIEFDLVSDMAGEAIRAYGLEMDIPDLGLFDIANRAVFVLDDGGTVTYSWVADDPTNEPDYEAVIAAVEDA; encoded by the coding sequence ATGGTTTCTCCCGGCGACTCCGCACCAGTGTTCTCAGCGACGAACGGCACGAGCGACCACGAGGATTTCGACCTCGACGACCACCTCGGCGACGGGCCGGTCGTGCTCGCCTTTTTCCCCGGCGCGTTCACGCCGCCCTGCACCAACGAGATGGTCGCGCTGCAGGAACGCCTCGGCGAGTTCGAGGCCGCCGGGGCGACGGTGTTCGGGGTTAGCGCCGACTCGCCGTTCTCTCAGGGGGCGTTCCGGGAGGAGCACGGCATCGAGTTCGACCTCGTGAGCGACATGGCCGGCGAGGCGATCCGGGCGTACGGGCTGGAGATGGACATCCCCGATCTCGGCCTGTTCGACATCGCGAACCGCGCGGTGTTCGTGCTCGACGACGGGGGGACGGTGACGTACTCCTGGGTCGCCGACGATCCGACGAACGAACCCGACTACGAGGCCGTGATCGCGGCCGTCGAGGACGCGTAG
- a CDS encoding glycosyltransferase family 2 protein: MMESNPIILITSSSVDFVPLVQLFFEEALAGMIQMFGWFAILLYILINVLYLTIHTVALPKLQTEFRLAEWDPPYETLNSPFLPGVAVIIPAYNEEQVIVDSVRSSINLEYQDNETIVINDGSDDATLDVLIETFDLRSVAAPCPIDFPTEPVKQVYRSSAHPSLYVIDKENGGRSDAVNAGVWFTEQELFCTIDADTILDRSGLNEVVKPFIREKKSVIAAGGTVRVANGNRVEDGDISTPEFPNKYLPGIQVLEYLRAFYSGRAGLDSLGLLIILSGAFGVFRTDIVQDIGGYRTDTLTEDLDLVIRLHKHMIDAGEEYTISFVPAPVAWTEVPERWSVLMAQRRRWYNGLIENLITHRQMLFNPRYGRIGMFALPYFLIAEVIGPLVESVGYLVLPIAVVLGLFKPAPFVLFFLVTSGFGIFLSWYATYAEVWTFRRYRKVTQIAQLMALGVLENIGYRQIRTLIKFTGIPKFIRGNTEWGEMTRKGFDD; encoded by the coding sequence ATGATGGAAAGCAACCCTATTATCTTGATTACGAGTTCCTCCGTTGATTTTGTGCCCCTCGTACAACTTTTTTTCGAGGAAGCACTTGCTGGGATGATTCAGATGTTCGGCTGGTTTGCGATCTTACTTTATATATTAATCAATGTGCTGTACCTCACCATTCATACGGTCGCACTCCCAAAATTACAGACGGAGTTCCGTCTTGCTGAATGGGATCCACCGTACGAGACGTTGAATTCTCCATTTTTGCCGGGAGTTGCAGTTATTATTCCCGCATATAATGAAGAGCAAGTCATCGTTGACTCCGTTCGATCGTCGATCAACCTTGAGTACCAAGACAATGAGACGATCGTAATTAACGATGGGTCCGACGATGCCACGCTTGATGTATTGATTGAAACCTTTGATTTACGATCTGTCGCTGCTCCGTGTCCAATCGACTTCCCTACTGAACCAGTGAAACAGGTGTACCGATCGTCAGCGCATCCAAGTCTCTACGTTATCGACAAAGAAAATGGTGGTCGTAGTGATGCAGTCAACGCCGGAGTTTGGTTTACTGAGCAGGAACTCTTCTGTACTATCGACGCAGATACAATTCTTGACCGTTCCGGACTCAATGAGGTAGTCAAGCCCTTTATTCGTGAGAAGAAATCGGTTATCGCAGCCGGCGGAACGGTTCGTGTGGCGAATGGTAATCGAGTTGAAGATGGCGACATATCTACCCCAGAATTTCCCAATAAATATCTACCAGGAATTCAAGTACTTGAGTATCTCCGGGCCTTTTACTCGGGTCGAGCGGGCCTCGATTCGCTAGGATTGTTGATTATTCTCTCCGGTGCATTTGGAGTTTTTCGGACCGATATAGTTCAAGATATAGGTGGGTATCGAACGGACACACTTACAGAGGACCTAGATTTAGTTATCCGTTTGCATAAACATATGATTGATGCAGGTGAAGAGTACACAATTTCTTTCGTTCCTGCTCCAGTTGCTTGGACAGAGGTTCCAGAACGGTGGTCGGTGCTTATGGCTCAGCGACGTCGCTGGTACAACGGGCTAATCGAGAACTTGATTACTCACCGCCAGATGTTATTCAATCCACGATACGGTCGAATCGGGATGTTCGCACTCCCGTATTTCCTTATCGCGGAAGTCATCGGCCCACTGGTAGAGTCGGTAGGCTATCTCGTGTTACCAATTGCTGTCGTTCTTGGCTTGTTCAAACCTGCCCCGTTCGTCCTATTCTTTTTGGTTACCAGCGGGTTCGGGATATTCCTGTCTTGGTACGCGACCTACGCAGAAGTGTGGACGTTCCGAAGATATCGAAAAGTCACCCAAATAGCTCAGCTGATGGCTCTTGGCGTTCTCGAGAATATTGGTTATCGACAAATACGCACCTTGATAAAGTTCACAGGAATTCCGAAGTTCATCCGCGGTAACACTGAGTGGGGAGAGATGACCCGTAAAGGGTTCGACGATTGA
- a CDS encoding HEAT repeat domain-containing protein yields MIEIMLVVVGLAFFLLLLEVFTLGYAFIKRLKDIRRNSVDSRVEELIQDRLREEPGDWESFINKLSPREQASARRIVRSLLYEATDCDAVHLRRLAIDLGLEETAANQIEEGDRISRLNGLTSLTLLRSPPSVDMLCPQCQEDSLLRGAAAQALMSVHTETAYRDALGFLFDESGEELAVIGMGVIYEVGQRAPNLLVAEIAKMTDRLSQTELVQILYVISELDELGVVIGAPPPWLEMAIEEKNAQVREAAVMALRSFEPETSNQVLDSLLMAVEDENKRVRLAAARTICDWGGEFELTRLEVRLNNEPSERVRQAIIDTLLYHNHRPQRSLSVEAKRSWVWKKELNRIPASNELSTTETD; encoded by the coding sequence ATGATAGAGATTATGCTGGTCGTTGTCGGGCTAGCATTTTTCCTCCTTCTGCTAGAGGTGTTCACTCTCGGCTATGCATTTATTAAAAGGTTGAAAGATATACGAAGAAATAGTGTTGACTCTCGCGTAGAAGAACTAATCCAAGACCGATTAAGAGAGGAACCAGGAGACTGGGAATCTTTTATAAATAAACTTTCCCCACGCGAACAAGCTTCTGCACGTAGGATCGTTCGTAGCCTACTGTATGAGGCAACGGACTGTGATGCCGTACATCTACGGCGACTTGCCATTGACCTTGGGTTGGAGGAAACAGCGGCGAACCAAATTGAAGAGGGTGACCGTATCAGCCGACTCAATGGGTTGACATCCCTAACCCTACTTCGCTCTCCGCCATCGGTCGATATGCTCTGCCCCCAATGCCAAGAAGATTCTCTTCTTCGAGGAGCAGCCGCGCAAGCTTTGATGAGTGTACATACTGAAACCGCTTATCGCGATGCTCTCGGGTTTTTATTCGATGAATCTGGGGAGGAACTTGCGGTGATAGGAATGGGGGTGATTTACGAAGTTGGGCAGCGAGCACCAAACCTCCTCGTTGCAGAAATTGCAAAGATGACTGACCGCCTAAGTCAAACGGAACTTGTTCAAATCCTATATGTAATCAGCGAACTTGACGAATTGGGGGTTGTTATTGGCGCACCGCCTCCGTGGTTGGAAATGGCGATAGAGGAGAAGAACGCGCAAGTTCGTGAGGCTGCTGTGATGGCACTCCGGAGTTTCGAACCTGAAACCTCTAATCAGGTCTTAGATAGTCTTTTGATGGCAGTAGAAGATGAAAATAAGCGTGTTCGACTAGCTGCAGCAAGAACGATTTGCGACTGGGGGGGTGAATTTGAGCTTACACGTCTTGAAGTTCGGCTCAATAATGAACCAAGTGAACGCGTTCGGCAAGCAATCATTGATACTTTGCTTTATCACAACCACCGACCTCAAAGGTCCCTCTCAGTAGAGGCCAAGAGATCCTGGGTTTGGAAAAAAGAACTAAATCGAATTCCTGCGAGCAATGAATTGAGCACGACAGAGACAGATTGA
- the azf gene encoding NAD-dependent glucose-6-phosphate dehydrogenase Azf has translation MDDPVLLTGAGGRVGQAILSRLADEYDWRLLDREPVPEDRRHGVPESASIVADVTDEHAVADAVAGCGAVIHLAGDPRPDAPWDSVLANNIDGAQTVFSAAVDAGVEKLAFASSNHAVGAYETDERTPEMYRRDDEYRLDGTELPRPSNLYGVSKASGETLGRYYHDHADLDVVCVRIGNLTEGHPPREYERGQAMWLSHRDCARLFRRCLEADYGYEIVYGISDNDRKYYSLERAKAVLGYEPVDNSAAYTFDGEPREDEGSEE, from the coding sequence ATGGACGACCCGGTGCTGCTGACGGGTGCCGGCGGCCGCGTGGGACAGGCGATCCTCTCGCGGCTCGCCGACGAGTACGACTGGCGGCTACTCGATCGAGAACCGGTCCCCGAGGACCGGCGCCACGGCGTCCCCGAGTCGGCGTCGATCGTTGCGGACGTGACCGACGAGCACGCCGTCGCCGACGCCGTCGCGGGCTGTGGCGCGGTGATCCACCTCGCGGGCGACCCCCGGCCGGACGCGCCGTGGGACTCGGTGCTCGCGAACAACATCGACGGCGCCCAGACCGTGTTCTCGGCGGCCGTCGACGCCGGCGTCGAGAAGCTCGCCTTCGCCTCCTCCAACCACGCCGTCGGCGCCTACGAGACCGACGAGCGCACGCCTGAGATGTACCGCCGCGACGACGAGTACCGACTCGACGGGACGGAGCTCCCGCGGCCGTCGAACCTCTACGGCGTCTCGAAAGCCAGCGGCGAGACGCTCGGGCGCTACTACCACGACCACGCCGATCTGGACGTGGTCTGTGTCCGGATCGGCAACCTCACCGAGGGTCACCCCCCGCGGGAGTACGAGCGCGGGCAGGCGATGTGGCTCTCCCACCGCGACTGCGCCCGCCTGTTCCGGCGCTGTCTGGAGGCCGACTACGGCTACGAGATCGTCTACGGCATCTCGGATAACGATCGCAAGTACTACTCCCTCGAACGCGCGAAGGCGGTGCTCGGCTACGAGCCCGTGGACAACTCCGCGGCGTACACGTTCGACGGCGAACCCCGGGAAGACGAAGGGTCAGAGGAGTAG
- a CDS encoding dihydroneopterin aldolase family protein, whose product MTDTPTDAQQACFEAGIKFGSLYHQFAGTPVSPDSSHSLETAIEEAIENQPHCNSVVVEILDDRVADAIDHDEGYAELTGSLMEVEMRINYEGTAVRTRMAMEDGYPRMKLVAVED is encoded by the coding sequence ATGACCGACACACCCACCGACGCCCAGCAGGCCTGCTTCGAGGCCGGCATCAAGTTCGGCTCGCTCTACCACCAGTTCGCTGGCACCCCCGTCTCGCCGGACAGCAGCCACAGCCTCGAAACCGCCATCGAGGAAGCGATCGAGAACCAGCCCCACTGCAACTCCGTCGTCGTCGAGATCCTCGACGACCGCGTCGCCGACGCGATCGACCACGACGAGGGGTACGCCGAGCTCACGGGCAGCCTGATGGAAGTCGAGATGCGGATCAACTACGAGGGAACGGCGGTCCGCACGCGGATGGCGATGGAAGACGGCTACCCACGGATGAAACTGGTCGCGGTCGAGGACTGA